AACATGTTGGGCAGGATGTATCTTTTTGCCCAACCTACGAACTTTTCGCTCCCATTTGTTGGGCTTCACTAACACCGTTCAGCCCAACCTACCGACTGACTACTATATGTCATTCTGACGATGGACGAGGGACGAAGGACAACGAATCGTCCGTCGTCCTAGCGAACGAAGTGAGCGGACGTCCATCGTCCGTCTGCATTTTGCATCCATCGTCCGTCCGTATTCCGTCCGCAGGGGAATAGGAGAACCTACGACGCGGTCAACTCCCGGTCCGTGTTCTTATTGGCTTCGAGCAGAAGGTTGTTGGTGCTTGCGTTCACATTGACGTCGTCCGTCACCTGCCCGTGCTTGATGCAGAATTGTCCTGTTTCCCAGTTGACAATCTCCAGGAAGGCGTTGGCCCCTCTGAGGTTTCCCACGGAGGCATGCACGATCTTTCCGTTCAAAAGATAGAGCTTGCCGCTTCCCCGGTCCCCCTCGATCTCCACTTTTGCCGTCTTCAAGCCCAGGCTCAGGATCTGAATGATGTCGGGAAGGCTGAACTCCTCGATCTTGCCCGTAAGTCCTTCTTTGGGCTCCCGGGGCGCCGCCGCCGGACTTTTTGCTATCAGTTCATGGATCTTGTGCGTCAACTTCCCGATATCAATGGGTTTTGAGAAGTACTCCACATCACCCCCGACGATCTTCGGATAGTCTTTATCGGGCGTAATGATGAGCACTTTCCGTTCCTGGGCGATCGCCATCTGAAGAACGATATGAGAAACCCGGCTCGTTGCCTCCGGCTGGAGCGCCTCGATGTCGGTGATGACCAGGACAGGCTGCTTATGCCTGATGTATACGATGGCGTCGATGGAGCTGGACGTATGGTAGACCTGCATCTCGTCTGCATTCGTGCTGAGCTTGATCAGTGCCGCGATATTATCTTCACGTTCGAAGATCAAAATGTTCTTATCAGAGGTCTTGACGTTCGGTTCTTCCTTGATGTTCGAGAGAAAGACCTCAACAACCTCAGGATCGAATTGGCTGCCCGCGTTCTTTCTTATTTCCTCAAGCGCCTTGTCGTGGGACAGCGCCTTACGATAGGGGCGGTCCGTGGTCATGGCATAAAAGGCGTCCGCGACGCTGAGGATCCGCGCTCCAATGCAGATCTGCCTGCCCTTAAAACCGTAGGGATA
The nucleotide sequence above comes from Nitrospirota bacterium. Encoded proteins:
- a CDS encoding DUF4388 domain-containing protein codes for the protein MAPGILVFIENKDEKSFFDNLFKTDDFPVFETHLALEAMQILHDKDIGLIIAGSVMEGIKGERFKVIAEKIRPGVKTVLIGPLSRENNGFFINTDEFKDLIRTSVKTEHVLRRELGDSKQLIFALADRLLQIFGVNDRYFFNSDHLVAELASKLASKMGLEEELVESIRMSALLRDLGKVGIQLQILEGTVRLNQIELTPIKEHPIHTIQLLRQIQFPWNLDLIISQHHEHYDGSGYPYGFKGRQICIGARILSVADAFYAMTTDRPYRKALSHDKALEEIRKNAGSQFDPEVVEVFLSNIKEEPNVKTSDKNILIFEREDNIAALIKLSTNADEMQVYHTSSSIDAIVYIRHKQPVLVITDIEALQPEATSRVSHIVLQMAIAQERKVLIITPDKDYPKIVGGDVEYFSKPIDIGKLTHKIHELIAKSPAAAPREPKEGLTGKIEEFSLPDIIQILSLGLKTAKVEIEGDRGSGKLYLLNGKIVHASVGNLRGANAFLEIVNWETGQFCIKHGQVTDDVNVNASTNNLLLEANKNTDRELTAS